The Gavia stellata isolate bGavSte3 chromosome 1, bGavSte3.hap2, whole genome shotgun sequence genome has a segment encoding these proteins:
- the DYNLT3 gene encoding dynein light chain Tctex-type 3 — protein MEEFHPHNDEMIFNADEAHNIVKECIEGVLGKADYNHNKVNQWTAAIVEQSLTHLVKLGKTYKYIVTCAVMQRSGAGLHTASSCFWDTTTDGTCTVRWENRTMNCIVNVFAVAIIL, from the exons ATGGAGGAGTTTCACCCCCACAACGACGAG atgATCTTCAATGCTGATGAGGCTCACAACATAGTTAAGGAG tGCATAGAAGGTGTTCTAGGCAAGGCAGATTATAATCACAACAAAGTCAACCAGTGGACTGCTGCTATAGTAGAACAGTCACTGACACATCTGGTAAAACTTGGAAAAACATATAAGTACATTG TAACCTGTGCGGTGATGCAGAGGAGTGGAGCTGGTCTTCACACAGCAAGCTCATGCTTCTGGGATACCACAACTGATG GAACCTGCACAGTGAGATGGGAAAACCGAACAATGAACTGCATTGTCAATGTGTTTGCTGTTGCTATTATCCTGTAG